From a region of the Helianthus annuus cultivar XRQ/B chromosome 5, HanXRQr2.0-SUNRISE, whole genome shotgun sequence genome:
- the LOC110940814 gene encoding E3 ubiquitin-protein ligase RNFT1: MERIGVSVDNSDHSSRVRVTTSSSSFPVIRFLQSPVTTVLEYSGVLRPRSNSYESETLMRDHLHASNSDTVSGGNQEVSIRIIGEEGEEPVSAGDGGGGGGGDTGMADFAAENGSGNYFTYQGQRYNMQQVSRWMAQFVPFYLLLLIVFIRQHLQGFFVTIYVIAFLFKSNDILQKQTALKGERRLSVLAGYFVVFALQVIGVYWWYKNDDLCYPLFMVPPRAIPPFWHAIFMIIVNDTIVRQAGMAIKLLLLVYYRKGKGPAFRRQGQMLTLVEYALLLYRAFLPAPIWYRFFLNKEYGSLFSSLITGLYLTFKLTSIVEKVRSLWAAFKALSRKEVHYGSYATPEQVIEAGDLCAICREKMQVPVLLRCKHIFCEDCVSEWFERERTCPLCRSVVKPAGIRSFGDGSTSLFFQWF; encoded by the exons ATGGAAAGAATCGGTGTGAGCGTCGATAATTCTGATCACTCATCTAGGGTTAGGGTTACGACTTCGTCTTCTTCGTTTCCGGTAATTCGATTTCTACAATCACCTGTAACTACAGTTTTAGAATACTCTGGTGTTCTTAGACCTAGGTCAAACAGCTATGAATCAGAGACTTTGATGCGTGATCACCTTCACGCCAGTAATTCGGATACGGTTAGTGGTGGTAATCAGGAGGTTTCTATCAGGATAATTGGTGAAGAAGGAGAAGAACCAGTGAGTgctggagatggtggtggtggaggaggaggagacACTGGAATGGCTGATTTCGCTGCGGAGAATGGGAGTGGTAACTATTTTACGTATCAAGGACAGCGGTATAATATGCAGCAGGTTTCGAGGTGGATGGCGCAGTTTGTTCcgttttatttgttgttgttgattgtgtttatCAGACAGCATTTGCAAG GTTTCTTCGTCACGATTTATGTAATTGCTTTTTTGTTCAAGTCTAATGATATTCTTCAAAAGCAGACGGCATTGAAG GGGGAGAGAAGACTATCGGTTCTTGCGGGTTATTTTGTAGTTTTTGCGCTTCAAGTGATTGGAGTTTATTGGTGGTACAAAAATGATGATCTTTGTTATCCTTTATTCATGGTTCCACCAAGAGCAATACCACCATTCTGGCATGCTATATTCATGATCATTGTGAATG ATACAATAGTGAGGCAGGCAGGAATGGCTATTAAGCTGTTATTGCTTGTGTATTATAGAAAGGGCAAGGGTCCTGCTTTTCGTAGACAG GGTCAAATGCTGACACTAGTCGAGTATGCACTGCTGTTATACCGTGCGTTCTTACCTGCTCCCATCTGGTACCGTTTTTTCCTAAACAAAGAATACGGGAGCCTCTTTTCGTCTTTGATAACAGGGTTATATCTTACCTTCAAGCTTACATCAATAGTTGAGAAG GTTCGATCTTTGTGGGCTGCATTCAAAGCGTTATCACGAAAGGAAGTCCATTATGGATCATATGCAACACCGGAACAG GTAATTGAAGCAGGAGACTTGTGTGCTATTTGTCGGGAAAAGATGCAAGTACCAGTGTTGTTGCGTTGTAAACACATATTCTGTGAAGATTGCGTTTCAGAATG GTTTGAAAGAGAGAGAACATGCCCGTTATGTAGATCTGTGGTGAAACCAGCAGGTATACGCTCATTCGGGGATGGGTCTACAAGCCTCTTCTTCCAGTGGTTCTAA